From the Deltaproteobacteria bacterium genome, the window GCGCGGCCTCGCCGCGCGAGACGCGCCGGCCGCTGAAGATCCACGGGTCGGCCAGCGCCCCGCGCCCGACCATCGCGAAGCTCGCGCCGCTCTCGCGGCGCATGCGCTCGAGCTCGGCGAAGCTCGTGATGCCGCCGTTTCCGCACACGGGGATCGACACCGCGCGCACCGCGCGCGCGATGCGCGTCCAGTCGACCGCGTCGCAGTACGCCTCGGCGCGGGTTCGGCAGTGCAGCGTGAGCAGGGCCGCGCCGCCGGCCTCGACGGCGCGCGCCAGGTCCTCGACGCGCGCGGCGTCGTCGAAGCCGGCGCGAAGCTTCGCGGTGACGGGCACGCGCACCGCGGTTGCGACGGCGGCGACGATGCGCTCGATCGCCGCGGGGTCGCGGAGCAGCGCCGAGCCGGCGCAGCCCGAGATCGCCCGCTTCGCGGGGCAGCCGAAGTTCAGGTCGACGAGCGGCGCGCCCGCGTCGACGGCGTTGCGCGCGGTCTCGGCGAGGTGCGCGAGGTCGTTTCCCATGAGCTGCAGTCCGACCGGCTGCGCGAATCGCGTGGGGCCGAGGTGGCGACGCACGACCGAGCGCGGGATCGCCGACACGCTGATGCGCACGAACTCGGTGAAGGCTCCGCCCAGCGCGTCGGCCGGGTTGCGAGCCAGCACCAGGTCGCGGAAACACGGCTCGGTGACGCCCTCCATGGGCGCGAGCAGGGCCGGGGCGGTGAAGGGCAGGGCGGAAGCGCTAGTCGACACGGACCACGAGCTTGCCGAAGTGCCCCGCGGCCTGCATGGCGCGGAACGCGTCGGGGGCGTCCGCGAAGGCGAACACGCGGTCGATCACGGGCTCGAGCCGGTTCGCGCCGAACGCGGCGTTCATGGCGCGGAACATCTCCGCGCTGCCCACGTAGATGCCCTGCACGCGCAGGCTCTTCTGCAGCGCGTTCAGCGGATTCACCTTGCCCTGGAAGCCGGTCAGCACGCCGATCAGCCACACGCTTCCGCCGTGGCTCGCGGCGATCAGCGACTTCTCGAGCGTGCCCGCGCCGCCGACCTCGACCACGTGATCCACGCCGCGACCGTCGGTGAGCTCGAGCACTCGCTGCTCCCAGTCCGGCTGCGCGCGGTAGTTCACGGTCGCGTCGGCGCCGAGCGCGCGGGCCCGGGCCAGCTTCTCGTCGCTGCTCGAGGTGACGATCACGCGCGCGCCGTGCAGCTTCGCGATCTGCAGCGCGAAGAGCGACACGCCGCCCGTGCCCAGCACCAGCACCGTCTCGCCCGCCGCGAGCCGGCCCTGCGCGACCAGCGCGTTCCAGGCGGTGAGCGCCGCGCACGGCAGCG encodes:
- a CDS encoding tRNA-dihydrouridine synthase family protein, whose protein sequence is MSTSASALPFTAPALLAPMEGVTEPCFRDLVLARNPADALGGAFTEFVRISVSAIPRSVVRRHLGPTRFAQPVGLQLMGNDLAHLAETARNAVDAGAPLVDLNFGCPAKRAISGCAGSALLRDPAAIERIVAAVATAVRVPVTAKLRAGFDDAARVEDLARAVEAGGAALLTLHCRTRAEAYCDAVDWTRIARAVRAVSIPVCGNGGITSFAELERMRRESGASFAMVGRGALADPWIFSGRRVSRGEAARFLLEYADTLRARRSWPASTIASRLKQLLRYWTAGGLVPDAATRAGYLRERDGDALLARLGRLALEV
- a CDS encoding NAD(P)-dependent alcohol dehydrogenase, which encodes MNAWEIRSDGGIGALVACERPALAPGPRELLVRVRAVSLNYRDLLHVLGYADRDRWPLVPCSDGAGEVVAVGRDVTRFRVGDRVAGTFFQGWDAGPITAEAMETALGGRLQGMLAEHALLREEGAVPLLPGWSFEQAATLPCAALTAWNALVAQGRLAAGETVLVLGTGGVSLFALQIAKLHGARVIVTSSSDEKLARARALGADATVNYRAQPDWEQRVLELTDGRGVDHVVEVGGAGTLEKSLIAASHGGSVWLIGVLTGFQGKVNPLNALQKSLRVQGIYVGSAEMFRAMNAAFGANRLEPVIDRVFAFADAPDAFRAMQAAGHFGKLVVRVD